ATGTCGCTGTATTAATGACTTGTTTCATTCTAACGGTTGCTTTCGATATGGTTGTGGCAGTGATCGTTGGTCTATTATTGGCTGGTGTGCTGTTTATTCAGCGTATTGCAACGTTAACAACGGTGACAATTACCCATGATGAACATCCGCATTTAAACTTTGGTGATGATGTGGTGGTTTATGATATCAATGGTCCGCTGTTCTTTGCTGCGAGCGAGAAAGCGTTTTCTGTGATTGAGCACGCAACCACTGAAACACGTGCAGTAGTGCTTGATTTCAGTGATGTATCAACCATTGATATTACAGCGATTCATGCCTTTGAAACGGCACTCGATCGTTTATCAGAGCTACCAGTATATTTAGTGGGTGTACAATCGCATGTTGAACGTAAGCTCTATCATGCGGGTGTTTTTGACGCTGAGAATGTGCATTTATCGCACTCAGTTGGTCAATTACAGCAAGTTTTAATGATTAATTCTCACAATGGCTCGGTTAAGGAGTCGACACTGTAAGTTATTTGTATGTAAACTGCGAATAACGGTGTATTTAAAACATCAAGCGGGTATTTACCCGCTTGATTTGTATCTAAAGAATAATAGAGAGAATGGCTTATGTATCAGGATTTGATCCGTGCTGAACTAACTGAAGCGGCTGACGTACTAAATCGCTTTTTAAGTGATGATAAAAATATGGCTGATATTGAAGCTGCAGCTAAGCTATTGGCAGATTCTTTCAAGCAGGGCGGTAAAGTGCTGTCTTGTGGTAATGGTGGCTCTCATTGTGATGCAATGCACTTTGCTGAAGAGCTAACAGGTCGTTACCGTGAAAACCGTCCAGGTTACCCTGGTATTGCTATTTCAGATCCAAGCCACTTATCGTGTGTAAGTAACGACTTCGGCTATGATTACGTATTTTCACGCTACTTAGAAGCGGTTGGCGCAAAAGGTGATGTTCTATTTGGTCTGTCTACATCAGGTAACTCGGGCAACATTTTAAAAGCGATTGAAGCGGCAAAAGCGAAAGGCATGAAGACCATCGCTTTAACGGGTAAAGATGGCGGTCAAATGGCGGGTCTAGCAGATGTGGAAATTCGTGTCCCTCATTTTGGTTACGCTGATCGCATTCAAGAAATTCATATTAAAATTATCCATATTTTAATTATGCTAGTTGAAA
The sequence above is a segment of the Photobacterium leiognathi genome. Coding sequences within it:
- the lpcA gene encoding D-sedoheptulose 7-phosphate isomerase, which codes for MYQDLIRAELTEAADVLNRFLSDDKNMADIEAAAKLLADSFKQGGKVLSCGNGGSHCDAMHFAEELTGRYRENRPGYPGIAISDPSHLSCVSNDFGYDYVFSRYLEAVGAKGDVLFGLSTSGNSGNILKAIEAAKAKGMKTIALTGKDGGQMAGLADVEIRVPHFGYADRIQEIHIKIIHILIMLVEKEMAAE